Proteins encoded in a region of the Marinomonas maritima genome:
- a CDS encoding isochorismate synthase, with translation MDVTFPDYAGALALEQSKNDLFLFNSNFNLVRASGVSQRISTPILSSHFNQEVQALFEREKAKGIANPMLVGAIPFDMNQPTQLVAPKWSERVKPFNTGLSPFVDKDFVHQVVEQGFTPNQMPFLEMIEQALSAFKNESLKKVVLSKILDFTLDKTVDIPRLLSNIMGQNPNAYHFSVPLDNSVLIGASPELLIRKQANKIFSNPLAGSAKRLQKPEEDRQAGEALVRSVKDQYEHRLVVESIRSSLMPLVESMRLQPEPSLISTPTMWHLSTEIEATLLTDNTTSIFDLIKNMHPTPAMCGTPTKLAQRYIDTLEPHQRGFFSGLVGWCDAQGNGEWAIAIRCAEVSGNKVKLFAGAGVVPDSSPESEWLETSAKMRTMINAFGIKESII, from the coding sequence ATGGATGTTACGTTTCCTGACTATGCAGGTGCTCTGGCATTAGAGCAATCAAAAAATGACTTGTTTCTATTCAATTCAAATTTCAATTTAGTTCGAGCCAGTGGCGTGAGTCAGCGGATTTCGACGCCCATTCTTTCTTCACACTTCAATCAAGAAGTACAAGCATTGTTTGAACGAGAAAAAGCGAAAGGAATCGCTAACCCTATGCTTGTTGGTGCTATTCCATTTGATATGAATCAACCAACTCAGCTTGTTGCGCCAAAGTGGTCGGAGCGAGTAAAGCCTTTCAATACTGGCTTGTCTCCATTTGTGGACAAAGACTTTGTTCATCAGGTGGTGGAGCAGGGTTTTACGCCAAATCAAATGCCTTTTTTAGAGATGATAGAGCAGGCATTGTCAGCGTTTAAAAATGAGAGTCTGAAGAAAGTCGTGTTATCCAAAATATTGGATTTCACGTTAGATAAAACGGTCGATATTCCTCGCTTACTTTCTAACATAATGGGGCAAAATCCAAACGCTTATCATTTTAGTGTGCCTCTCGACAACAGTGTACTAATTGGCGCTAGCCCAGAACTATTGATCAGAAAGCAAGCGAATAAGATATTTTCAAACCCACTGGCGGGGTCGGCGAAACGTTTGCAAAAACCAGAAGAGGATAGACAAGCGGGAGAGGCGCTTGTTAGGTCGGTGAAAGACCAATACGAGCATCGATTGGTGGTTGAGTCTATTCGATCTTCGCTGATGCCTCTTGTGGAAAGTATGCGTTTACAGCCAGAACCAAGTCTTATTTCAACGCCCACTATGTGGCATTTATCCACCGAGATAGAAGCAACGTTGTTGACAGATAATACCACGTCGATTTTTGATCTAATCAAAAATATGCATCCAACGCCTGCTATGTGTGGCACGCCAACGAAACTTGCTCAACGTTATATCGACACCTTAGAGCCTCATCAACGTGGATTTTTTAGTGGTCTAGTTGGATGGTGTGATGCTCAAGGTAATGGGGAGTGGGCCATTGCTATACGCTGCGCCGAAGTCTCAGGAAATAAGGTGAAATTGTTTGCGGGTGCGGGCGTCGTGCCCGATTCTTCACCCGAAAGTGAGTGGTTAGAAACCAGTGCGAAAATGCGCACCATGATCAATGCCTTTGGTATTAAGGAAAGTATCATATGA
- a CDS encoding (2,3-dihydroxybenzoyl)adenylate synthase, which produces MTIAYTPWPENFAQAYRKKGYWTDRPLTDLIDNAPQDNIAVVCGERSLTYREVCSQSKKLAMYLQTLGLQVGDTALVQLPNIAEFYVVFFALIRLGVAPVNALFSHNENELSAYAKQIQPRVLIASSRHALFHDALFFEKLNQSSNELQHALIVGKSDWAESLGEVLERPADMPLHAEPSRADEVAFFQLSGGSTGTPKLIPRTHNDYFFSVRRSAEICHFSSSTVYLCALPCAHNFPMSSPGAFGAFHVGGRVVMAPSPDANTCFELIGRHGVTVAALVPPALALWLQAAPSHQKAITSLMLMQVGGAKLSESLARQVPERLGCQLQQILGMAEGLVNYTRLDDDIDTIVTTQGRPMCSLDEVKVIDEEGNEVAANVAGELITRGPYTIRGYYKAPEHNAKVFDREGFYHSGDLVCRNEQGYFTVVGRDKDQINRGGEKIAAEEIENLLLKHESIVHSALVSMPDAMMGEKSCAFIVPKMASHGMKSVTLRKYLRSFGVADYKVPDRFEFIESLPLTPVGKPNKVALREVIRQRLQQDSKR; this is translated from the coding sequence ATGACGATTGCCTATACGCCATGGCCAGAAAATTTTGCGCAAGCCTATCGTAAAAAAGGTTATTGGACGGATCGACCTCTGACGGATCTGATTGATAACGCGCCACAAGACAATATTGCGGTTGTCTGTGGTGAAAGGTCATTAACCTATCGTGAGGTGTGTTCCCAGTCGAAAAAGTTAGCGATGTATTTGCAAACGCTGGGATTACAAGTCGGTGATACGGCATTGGTTCAATTACCCAATATCGCTGAATTTTATGTGGTGTTTTTTGCTCTTATCCGCTTGGGTGTTGCGCCGGTTAATGCTTTATTTAGCCATAACGAAAACGAGCTCAGTGCGTACGCTAAGCAAATTCAGCCTAGGGTTTTAATTGCCAGTAGTAGGCATGCGTTGTTTCACGATGCCCTTTTTTTCGAAAAGTTGAATCAGTCATCGAATGAATTGCAGCACGCGTTAATTGTCGGCAAATCGGACTGGGCTGAGTCGTTAGGCGAGGTACTTGAACGACCTGCTGATATGCCATTACATGCTGAACCAAGTCGAGCCGATGAGGTTGCATTTTTCCAACTCTCCGGTGGTAGTACAGGAACGCCGAAGCTGATTCCTAGAACCCATAATGACTACTTTTTTAGTGTACGTCGCAGTGCTGAAATTTGTCATTTTTCTTCCTCTACCGTCTATTTGTGTGCTTTGCCCTGTGCCCATAATTTCCCCATGAGTTCTCCGGGCGCCTTTGGTGCTTTTCATGTAGGAGGTCGCGTGGTGATGGCGCCCAGTCCTGATGCCAATACTTGTTTTGAATTGATTGGGCGTCATGGCGTCACTGTTGCCGCCTTGGTGCCACCCGCGCTTGCGCTTTGGCTACAAGCCGCGCCTTCTCACCAAAAGGCAATAACCTCATTAATGTTAATGCAAGTTGGTGGTGCGAAACTGAGTGAAAGTCTAGCGAGACAAGTGCCGGAGCGACTCGGTTGTCAGCTGCAGCAGATCTTGGGGATGGCAGAGGGGCTGGTGAATTACACCAGACTGGACGATGACATAGACACTATAGTCACGACGCAAGGTCGCCCCATGTGCTCTCTTGATGAGGTAAAAGTCATTGATGAGGAGGGTAATGAAGTCGCGGCCAATGTAGCAGGGGAGTTGATTACTCGCGGGCCATACACAATTCGAGGTTATTACAAGGCCCCAGAACATAACGCCAAGGTTTTTGACAGGGAAGGCTTTTATCATTCTGGCGATCTCGTTTGTCGAAATGAACAAGGGTATTTCACTGTGGTAGGTCGTGATAAAGACCAAATTAATCGAGGTGGTGAAAAAATTGCTGCTGAAGAAATTGAAAACCTTTTACTGAAGCATGAGTCGATCGTACACAGTGCGCTTGTCTCTATGCCGGATGCCATGATGGGGGAGAAAAGTTGTGCTTTTATTGTCCCTAAAATGGCCTCTCATGGAATGAAGAGCGTCACACTGCGTAAGTATTTACGCAGCTTTGGCGTGGCGGATTACAAGGTGCCGGATCGCTTCGAATTTATCGAATCCTTACCGCTAACGCCAGTCGGAAAACCAAACAAAGTGG